The DNA segment CCGTAGGTAAATCTGCCTCGGCAATTTTTTCAACAAGCTTTTCTCTTGTTTTTCTATATTTTATCAGTTCCTCAATAGTAATAATTTTTATATTGTGTGTTTTCGAAAATTCCATAAGCTCAGGGAGCCTTGCCATTTTGCCATCGTCCTTCATGATCTCGCAAATAACCCCTGCCGGATAAAGACCTGCTAGATTCGCCATATCTACCGCAGCTTCGGTATGACCGGCCCTTCTCAGCACTCCACCGGGTTTTGCCGCAAGTGGAAAGATATGTCCCGGCCGCCGGAAATCTTCAGGCTTTGCCTTAACATAGGTCAGAGTTTTTGCGGTTAGGGCTCTGTCATATGCCGAAATTCCCGTTGAAGTATCAACATGGTCTACAGATACGGTAAAAGCCGTTCCCATATTGTCAGTATTTTTTTCTACCATAGGTGCAAGCTTTAATTGTTTGGCTCTTTCCTCAGTAATCGGTGCACAAATAAGCCCTTTACCAAAAGTAGCCATGAAGTTTATATCTTCCGCGGTCACCATTTCAGCTGCCATCAAAAGGTCTCCCTCGTTTTCACGATTTTCATCATCAACTACTATTATCATCTTCCCTGCACAAATGTCTTCAATAGCTTCTTCTATGGTATTAAAACTAAAAATATCCTCCAATCTAAACTCCTCCAATTATATCAATATCCCATAGAAATAAGTTTTTCCATGGTCATTGTTTCATTGCATTGCTCTTGCTTTAAAAACTTTTCGATATATTTACCTATAATATCAGTTTCTATATTTACCAAATCGCCTGGATTCTTAAACCCAAGTGCAGTGCCGCTTAAAGTGGCAGGGATAATAGAAACCCCAAAACCTTCACTTCTTACTTCCTGCACCGTAAGGCTTATCCCGTCAATAGCTACCGAGCCTTTTAAAACTATGTATTTTAAAAGCTCTTGTCCTGCCGTGATGTATAATGTGAAAAAATCATCGCTCTTTTTAATTTCGCGGGTAGTGCCCACCCCATCAACATGTCCTTGAACAATATGACCGTCTAATCTGCCTTGTGCCTTTAAAGCCCTTTCAAGATTTACCTTGCTTTTTGGCAGAAGTTTTCCTAAATTTGTGCTCTGTAAGGTCGCAGACATTATATCAGCTGAAAATCCCGCTGCTTTTATATCTTTTACTGTAAGGCACACACCGTTTACCGCAATGCTGTCGCCGTATTTAAGCCCTTCAAGAATTTTCTTGCAGGAAACATGCAGCATTGCTCCGCAAGTTTTGTGCTGCAGGTTGGATATCTCTCCTACTTCTTCTATAATTCCGGTAAACACTAAGTAACCTCCCTTCATCCTTTTTTAGAATACATTGTAAGCATGATATCTTCGCCGACTTTTTCTGCATCGTCAATATAAAAATCATACACATCTTTCATTTCTCTTAGAAAAAGATTTTCCACATAATCCTTGCCATCACCTCCGATAATCTTTGGAGAAAGGAAAACTATTAATTTATCTAAAAGCCCTTCTATAAGAAATGAAGTAAATACCTTGGCGCCTCCTTCCACTAAAATACTGTAAATTCCACTATTATAGAGAGCCTTCAATAGTTCATTAAGGTTTACTTTATTCTGAGATGTCATTATAATATCTGCACCCATCTCCTCAAGCTTTTGCAAGCGCCCTTTGTCAGCCTGCGCTGTAGTGGCTAAAATAACTTTACCTTTGCCTTGCAAGAGTTTTGACTCGATGGGAATTACGGCCGATGAATCTAGGACTATCTTTACCGGATTTGCTGCGTTATTTGCCAGACGGCAGTCAAGGATCGGGTCATCCGCCAGAACTGTTCCTATACCCACTAAAATAGCATCATACATGCTTCTTATCTCGTGACCCTTTTTTCTAGCAGCATCACATGTTATCCATTTTGATTTTCCGGAAGATAAGGCAATCTTTCCATCAACGCTCTGAGCTATTTTTGCTATGACAAAGGGGGTTTGCTCGGAAATGTTTTTAATAAAAACTTCATTTAACTTTGATGCTTTATTCTTTAGAACGCCTACCGAAACTTCTATCCCGGCATTTTGCAATTGCGAAAACCCTTTTCCGGCAACTTTGGAATTGGGATCTTCTATGGCTGCAACTACTCTTGCTATTTGGGCTTTTATCAGTGCTTCAGTGCAAGGCGGCGTTTTCCCGTAGTGACAGCAAGGTTCCAGATTTACATAAATAGTTGCTCCTTTTGCATTAAGTCCGGCTTCCTTTAGAGCCTCTATTTCGGCATGAGGTCCCCCTGCCTTTTTATGATAGCCTTCCCCTACAATTTTGCCGTCTTTTACGATAACTGCCCCTACCATGGGATTTTCTCCCGTTGTTTTTCTGCCCTTTTCTGCAAGCTCCAATGCCCTTTGCATAAAATACTCATCAGTTTCCATAAAATCCCTCGCTTTTTATGTAAAATAAAAATGCCCCGGAAAATACACTCTCCAGGGCAAATACACCTATAAAAATATAATGAACCTTCTTCCATCCAGACTATACTGTCGGCTTTGGATTTGCACCAAATCGGCTCCTCATCGAAGTTCGCGGGCTTACTCTCTCGAGCTTACCGCCGGTGGGGAATTTCACCCCGCCCTGAAGGTTGTTATCTTTAAAGTTTTAAATTGATTATGAGTTATGATATCATATAAAGATTATATTTTCAAGGGATTTTTATCGCTTCAAAACGCTGTCTGATTTTTTATATCTTTCCACTTTGTCACTGATTATTATCTGTCTTCCTATGCTAATTAGTTCTTCGTAAGATGGCATAAAATCTAAAGTTCCAAGATGTATATGTCCAGGAAGTAAAGCTGAGGTATTTTTATCAAATACAAGCGTGGAATGACCTAATTCTTTTAAATTTTTATTTGCTACACTTCCTACTGCAGTAATTTTAAAGTATATACCACTTATGCTTAAAATATCTCCAGATTTTATATCTTCTTTCATAAAAGCAAGTCGATGCAAAACACAATAAGGAGCTAGCTCTTTAGGGGCATTTTCGCAAAAAAGTATAACCATCCCTTCATTAAACAAAGATTCTGCTTTTTCACCTATATCTGTTATAGTAGACAAAAGCTTCACCATAAAGGCATCCTCCGCTCTGTTGTAGAATTTTTATTAATGGTCAATTATAACCGGAGAGCCTTTTTCTAGACTTTGATGCACAGCCTGGGCAATTCGAGTAGCTTCAATACCATCTTTGCCATCAGCCAAAAATGGCTTGTTTTGCTCTAGATCTTTAATAAAATCAGCAAGCGGCTGAATTCCGAACCCAAAAGGCTTATTATCAAAATAATTAATAAAATAAGGATTTGGCGTAAACGACTTTATATTATCAAATATCTCTAAGCCTCTATTTTGCGAATCCATTCTGATGTATCTATTGTTGCCTAAAATTAGTGTTTTGCCATCATTTGATTTGGGAAATGACGAAGGAATTATCCATGAATTTTCAACAGTCCATACAGCCCCATTTTCAAAGGTAATCATTGCTTGAATGCTATCATATGTATCAATACCCCTTAATTTCAACTCTTCTTTTTGTCCCTTTGCATATACCTCTTTTGCCTCACATTGCATGTACCATCTTATTAAATCGTAACAATGAACTCCCAAAAAGAAAGCAGGGGAACTAAGATAAGACCAACTCAACCACTTAGTTGGAACATCTATAATATCATCCATGCTCATATAGCCATGAAGTATTTTATCAGATTTCTCTGATTCTAAATTATTTTTTATAGAAATAGCCGCAGGATCCCATCTTTTATGAAAGTCTACCGCTACCCTTACCCCGTTTTTAATGGCAGAGTCATTAATACTTAAGCATTCCTCAACCGACAAAGCCATAGGTTTTTCAATTAACACATGCTTTTTTGCGTTTATCGCCTTTATTGCAGGTTCATAATTAAAAGGATCTGGAGTAGCAATAACTACAGCATCTATATCTTCGCTGTCGAACATTTCTTCAATATCAGTAAATGTTTTAACATCGTATTTTTCTCATATAAGTTCAGCCCTTAGCCCTTGCTTTATTAATGTCACAGATGCACTTCAAATTTGCTAATTGACTAGATGCTAAAAAAGCTACATGATTTTCTCCATAAATCCCCGTTCCAATTACAGCAATATTAATTTTTTCCATATTTTCCTCCCGAAACTTATGTTTTTCCTTTATTAATACTCATTTACCCCTTCTTAAAAATATCAAATTAAAATAACCCAATACTCATAAAATAACCAAGTAAAACAGCAAGCGGACCCGTGATTTGTCTTGAAAGTAAAAATGCGGGGGTTCCGTATTCAATTGTTTGTGGTTGCGCCTCTTGCATTGATAGGCCAACAGGAACAAAATCTGCTCCTACTTGCACATCTATCGCAAATAAAGCTGGTAAAGCTAAGGCTACAGGTACATTACCTATCGCTATTTCGGCACCTATGACAACGCTAAGGACTTGCTGAATCGCCGCTCCAGGACCTAGCAAAGGTGAAAGAAATGGGATGCCGCAAATAAATGCTATTACAATTAACCCCCATAATGAACTTGTCAATGGAGATAGTGCATTTGCTACATAAGTGCCTACTCCGCTATGTAAAATTAATGTTACTATTACACTAATAAACGCCATAAAGGGAATAACCATATGAATAACGGTTTGGACAGCTTCCTTCCCTGAACCATAAAGCATAGAAATTACTTTGGACATTGCACTAGCAAGTTTTTCTATTAGTTTAACAAAATTCTTCTCCGTATTTTTTTCCTGCATAAAATTATCTGCTGAACTTCTTCTGTTTTCTACCCGATTCGTCTCTTCTTTTTCAATAAGTTCTATATTTTCTTTTGTTACACCTGAAACATAAATATTCTCTTTTATATATTTTGCCAAAGGTCCTGAAGGACCAATCGCATTAATGTTAATTGTTGGAATGCCTTTCTGTGGGTATAGGCCGCATCGCAACGAGCCACCACAATTTACTACAATACAGATCACTTCATCATCAGGAACAGATGTATTAAATCCGTTAACTATTTCGGCTCCTAGTAATTTACCTATATATTCAGCTATTGGATCTATGTTTCTGCCGGTCATCGAAACAATTTTATTACATTTTCCTTTACGTTCTAGGTATAACGGTCCGCCAAATCCGCCCTTTCCTTTTGTTACTTTCACTACTTTTGACAAATTTATTCCCCCCGTAGTAAATAAATATTTTATAATTTATAAAAAATCTACATTATACTCATTGCGCCTACTTATTTTCATAAATATATATTCGGTTAAAACTCCTCTTATTAAACCCAAAATCATTCCTGCTAATATGTATCTAACAGCTAGGGTCGTTGTAGAATATCCTGCTTTTTTTACTCCTTCTGCTATGCCCAGCCACACAAATAGCTCGAAGGGAACCGTATGTGGAAAAAGTGATGTAAGTGGATGCGCCGTAGCACCTAAGGCATCTTCGTATCCCGGCTTACATTTTTCAGGCAGAAATCTTCCCAATGCTACACCGCCGGGGCTAGAAAAGAAGAACCATGCTATGGATGGCAGAAAACCATATGTTAGGATTTTATTTTTGCCAAATGCAATTGCTAACTTATTTATTTTTTCTTCTCCTATGAGTTTAATAATAAAATTCATTCCCGTTAACAGCGCTATAAGCATAGGTATAATGTCAATTATCATACCAGAAAAAGTTTCACCCGATTTTTGCATTAATTCAATAAGATTTGTTGCCAAAGAAACTAGAAAATCCATTTGTATTCCTCCCATCTAGTATTTTCAAAAAATTCTATGCTATTTTTAAAGAATATTCAAAATATATACTCTGCAATTATTGCTTTTTTAATATAATTATAGTAAGATAAAATTCGTAAAGGCCTTAAATTGACAATACATTTATTTGTTTATATAGGTATTTAGCTCACAATCTTTACTATTATTCATTATCTTAAGCATCTGTATCTATTTTAGAAAATTAGAATTCTATTCTTTAAGTCGATATTTTGTCTATTAATAGTCAAATAGTCTAAATAACTGCATATAATATTCATTTCACCACCCTTCAAAAATATGAAACAGATAAAAGAAAGCCTTCTAAAAAAGATCATTAAGGTTTTATCCCAGGGTTCCAGTAAACCGATAAGTTAGTTTTTGACCAAGATAGCTATTGCAGAACTAATAAATAATTTCCATTGAATTCAAATTTACCCAAAAGATTCTACTAATATAATTAAGAAAGCTTGTGACAATGGTATCCCTCCCCTAGCTTTTAAATTATTTCTTATAAGAGCAATTGTAAAAATCAAAAGAAACATGAATTGTAAAGATCAGAGTAACTTTAAGTATTTTTTCTTGATTATTAGTATAACTCGTTTTTTAGAGAATATCAAGCATAAATTTCTTTTTTACGAGAATAATATATTTATGAAGGGACTCATTTTTATGGAAAGTCTAAAGACAATCGGGGAAAGAATCAAATATGCTCGAAAGTTAAAAGGTCTGACTCAAAATGATATTTATAAACTTACAGGTATCTCTAGCGGAAATCTCAGTGACATCGAAAATAATAAAGTGTTGCCTTCTGCTAATGCTTTAATATCGTTAAAGCGAGAATTGGGAGTTTCTATAGATTGGATTTTAACTGGTGAAGCAGATGTTGCTTTTGATAAAAAACAAAATAAATCCCCTAGCGATATAGGGAAGCTTTCCCCTAATGAAATCGATATTTTACTCAAATATAGAAAACTTGATGATGTTGATAAGGAAGAAATAGATGCAATCATAGATATAAAGCTTCATAGAAAAAATAAAAAATATTTAAGTTAACTCAGGATTTAATAAATTAACTCAAGGAAAAAAGCTGTTTTCTAATTTTTATCAAGGTCTAAAAACAATGGAAAGATAAAGAAATTGCTAACGAAGATAAAAACTAACCCCTCAGCTTTGCAAGTTGCATTGCCAAGGGGTTAGTTTTTATCTAAATTAATTCATTTGGCTTTGATTTGCCCCAGAAAACTTCTATAACTTTCTTTGGAGGTTTTGGAGTTGCTAAACTTACAAAAACTGTGAGCAGGCCGGAAACAATAAGTCCCATTACAATCCCATGCATCCCGAGGTTAAATGGGATAATATTTCCTTGCACGAGAATGAAAGTGACCATGCCGCCCATCATCCCTGCTAAGGCACCGTATTCATTGGTGCGCCACCAGTAAAGCCCCAATAACATGGGCCAGAAAAAGGATGACGTTAAACCACCTATTGCAAATAGTATGAACCACTGTAATGCTGCCGGTGGGTTAATAGCTATTATTAACGGTATTAGCGCGGCAATTATCGTTGCTATTGTAGTTATTCTTTTTACTTTTTTGGGATCTTTGGTTGGTTTTATGGTTAAATACATGTCTCTTACTAAAGCTGAACTTATAACAATGATGACAGCTGCGATAGAGGACTGAATAGCAGCAGCTACCCCCGCCAATGTCAAGCCTGCCATCCATCCAGGCATTATATTTACTGATAAATAGGGAATTACATAGTCCGGTACATCTAAATTGGGAACCACGGCTCTTGCTAAGTTTCCTGCCCATACAATCATAGCGCTCCATATAAACACTACAACTGCGCCTATTATCATGGCATTGTGCATACCTTTTGTATCTTTATACATTAGGCAACCCATAGCTCCATGCGGTTGACCTATAGTAACAAGGCCCAGTGAAACAAACATCGAAAAGGCATAAGCGGGATTCCAAACCCAAGGAGTTACCAAATTAGGATCGATGTCAATAATAGTTCTGTAAGTAGCTTCTAAAGGACTCACTTTTGCTAGTAGCATGACAAATAACATCACTATTGCCAAAGTCATAACTATCCCTTGAAAGACTGTAGCAGTCGATACGCCTTTAATTCCGCCCGTAACAGTGTAAATTAAAATTACCATACCAAATATCATTAGAGCTGTAACATATGGTAGACCGGTCATTACTTCAATTAATCTGCTTCCTCCGCTAAGTTGAGCTACTACATTAGACGTATAAAAAATCCAAATAGCAATGGCACTAAACCACCTTACAGCTTTGCTGTTATTGTATCTATATGTCAAGATGTCTTGATATGATTGAGCATCTATACGTCGTGCGATAATACCTAATTTTTTTCCTATCTGTCCTAATACAACAAAGTTCATAAAGCTCTGAGACAAAACCACAAAGGGAAATACTAGACCGACACTATATGCAAGCCCCGGACTTCCTAAAAATGTGCCGGCACTGCATAAGCCTGCAGCGAGCATAAATACAATTACAAGTGTTCCCATTCCACGACCGCCGGTATAAAATTCACTTAGGTAATCGTCTAATTTTGTTTTAGCCATTGAGCGTCTTGAGTATTCTCCGATTCCAAGTAGTATCAAGGAATATACTATAAAAGAAATTATTACAGTAGTTCTAGCGCCTGATATATCCATCATTGCTCACCTCTTTTTTCTTTTATTTGTTTAATCCACGGTTCTACGCTGACAGGAATGAATATTTTTGAAACCAGATAGTATATTAAAATTAGGAATAATACTGTAATCAGTAAGGCATAAAACCACCATGCAGGCATCCCCAATATAAAATTGTAATTTCTAGGATCGCCCTTCCCGACAGTATATGCAACTATAAGCATTATAAATGTGTAGCATAGTTGGACCGCAAAAACAATAAGCATTTCCTTTTTAGCTATCACAAATCTTTCATCGACTTCTATATCTTTCATGTCATAGTCTTGATCATTTTTCATTTCTTCCTCACCTCCCTTAAAATTTTAATACCTAACTGAATCTTAAAACCTTGCCTGCTTTTTTAGGTTGCGGCTCACCACAATCTACAAGTATTTGCCCGTTTACAATTACACAATCAATTCCCTCAGGGTACTGGATAGGATTAACATAATCGGCAGTATCTTTTACTTTTTCAGGATCGAAAATAACTATATCTGCCGCATAATTTTTCTTTAGAAGTCCTCTATCTTTTAATCCTAAAACACTTGCAGGCTTTCCTGTCATTTTGTAAATTGCTGTCTCTAAATCTAGCACCTTTTCTTCCCGAACATATTTGCCTAAAATACGAGGAAATGTCCCGTACAGCCGAGGATGTGGTTTTGCTCCCATAATGCCGTCAGTGCATACATTATGTTCTTTTCTTTTCATAATCTCTACAACATGTTCTTCTTTTCCGTAAAAGTCCACCATTCCTACAACATTTTCTTCTTCAAGCAGTAAGTCAAATACCGCTTCAAATGGGTCTTTTCCTCTCATTTCGCCGATTTCAACCAAATTCTTTCCAACTACATCTCGGTTCTTTTCCGTTTTAACAAATGTGACATAAATGCCATCGAGGCCTGCAAAATCAATAAAATTATCCCATCCAGGTATTCCATTAGTTATGTCTTCTTTCATCTTTTTCCTTAATTCCGGGCTTTTAAGTCGTTCTAGAAGTTTATCTGTGCCTCCATCGTGAGCCCATGGCGGCAGAATTACTCCGAGCATTGTGCTGCCAGCTACATATGGATATTGATCAAAGGATACAGTAATGCCTTCTTCATGTGCTTTATCCAGCTTCTCCATTACTTTTGGAAATTTATCCCAATTTTTCTTGCCGGCTACTTTAAAATGAGAAAAATGGACTCTGCAACCGCTCTCTTTCCCAATGGTGAGAATTTCATCCATTGAGTCCAATATGCTATCTGCTTCACTGCGCTGATGTGTTACAAAAACAGCGCCTGTATTATGCAATACTTTTCCTAGAGTAATAAATTCATCAACTTTGGCATAACAGCAAGGCGGATATATCATTCCTGTAGACATGCCAAAGGCGCCTTCTTTAATGCTATTTTCTAAAAGTTTTTCCATTGATTTAAGTTCTTCAGTAGTCGGCAAGCGGTCGTCAAGCCCCATAGCCGAAAGGCGTAGATTGCCATGAGGCGCTAAAAATGCAATATTCGGGCCAAGCTCAAGCTCTTCTAGCCGGCTCAAGTATTCGCCTGTACTCCTCCATGTCCACTCTACTTCATATTCGCCTTCTAAGCCTGCCATAGCTTTCTTCCAAGAAGAAATGTATTCATCTTTTATAGGTGCAAGCGACATCCCATCTTGACCAATAACTTCAGTTGTAACTCCCTGGCGAATCTTTGGCGAAACAAAAGGTTCTGCAAATACGTGTAAATCCGAGTGACTGTGGGTATCGATGAATCCGGGGGATACTACCTTATCTGATGCATCAATTATTGTTTTACTTTCAGCATCCTTAAGGTCGCCGTCTATTGCTTCGATCTTACCATCCTTTATACCTATATCTGCCTTCTTGCCTTTGGCACCTGTTCCATCGACCACAAGGCCATTTTTAATTATGATATCGAAAACGCTCATCTAAAACCCTCCTTGATTTAGCTTAATAAAGCCTTGATTATTTCATAATAGCCGCATGTTGCTTTTAGAAGCTGCTCGATTTCTATATATTCATCTACTATATGGGCAAGACTCTCTTTAGACGGACCAAAACCCAGTGTTTTAATATTCGCCTCTCCCGCATAGTGACTGCCGTTAGTGCAAAAAGAGTAATGGGTTATTTCAGGCTGAAAGCCTGCGCTTTTTAGCCCCTCATAGGTTTTTTGGATAAAATCTTCTTTTTCATCGTAGAGCCATGCCGGGAAAAATCTTTCTCCCTGTATTTTTGTGCCTGTATAGCACTTTTCCTCCCCTAAAGCATAGGACACTTTTGCTTTAAAGTTCGGGTCATCTTTTTCCATCCTTGCAATAATATCTTTTATTGGCTGCAAAACACTTTCTTTTGTTTCGCCCACCAAAAGCCTCCTGTCAAATGTTGCTCTGCAATAATCAGGCACCACGGATGCTCCGGGATAAGGCGATGATTTTATATCTGTAAGTTCTAAGATTCCATCTCCCAGGAAGTCGTGATGGACGGGCTTTATTTTGCGGATTTCATCAATCAAATTTGTCATACTATAGACAGCATTTATTCCTGCTTTAGGATTTGAAGAGTGGGCGCTTTTGCCAAAAGTCTCTATGACTATTTCCGCTCTTCCTCTCTGCCCGCGCTTAATGTTGCACTCTGAAGCTTCTCCTATGACAACATAATCAGGGTTTACTTTTTCGCTGACTTTTCTAGATGCTATTCCCTCAAAGCATTCCTCGTAGACAACACCTGCAATATATATATCTCCAGCAAAATCCTTCTTTGTGCTTCTTGCATAATTTGCAGCCGCACACACCATCGCGCTTATAGCGCCTTTCATATCTGAAGCTCCTCTGCCATATATCCTCCTTTCTTCGATAATCCCTTCAAAAGGTGCCTTGCTCCACTGACTTTCGTCAGCAGGTACAGTATCCATATGACCGTCAAACAAAATAACTTTGCCGGGTTTACTACCTCTCATATGGCCTATTACATTACCATAATCATCAGTTAAAATCTCATCAAACCCCATTGCCTTGAAAGTATCAGCCAGTTTTGCGGCAAGCATTTCCTCCTGGCCGGAATAGCTTCTGATTCTTATTAAATCTTGACATAGATTTATTACTTCTTTTTGTTGATTTTCTGTTAGCATTTCTTTTTCACCTCTCATATTTTTACAAAAGATCGTATGAAGGATATTTTCCATCCCAAACTATTTTTCTGTAATCCACCGGATCTGTATCGCCTTCTGTGCTTATAAGGAGGATTTTTGACTTTTCGTCAATCCTAAGTAGATCCTTCATTTTGCTGAGTTTTTCAGCTTCTGCTATCAAACTTAAAACTCCCATGCCTACAGCTCCTGACTCTCCGGAAATTACTTGCGCATCTCCTTTTATCGGGCTGCCAAGTATCCTTACACCTCTTGCTGCCGTATTATCAGAACATATAGCATACATATCAGCATAATCTCTTAAAATTTCCCAACTTATTATATTTGGCACGCCGCATGCAAGCCCTGACATAATGGTATCAAGACTGCCTTTTACGGCATGGGGCTTTCCATCATTTGCCTTCGCTGATTCATATATACATGCAGCTTTTTCAGGCTCAATTATAAGTGTTACAGGTCTTTCTTCCTTATAACGTGATGCTAAATAGCCCTGTACAGCTCCTGCAAATGAACCTACCCCTGCCTGAAGAAAAACATGCGTGGGTTTATCGTCGCCAAGTGCCTTGATTTGCTCTATTGCTTCATCAATTAACGTGCCATATCCTTGCATTATCCAAAAAGGTATGTCTTCATATCCTTCCCAGGCTGTATCTTGCACAATAACTCCTCCGTGCTTTTCGGCATATTTCATTGCAATTTTTACAGAATCGTCGTAATTGTATTCTGTAATTGATGCCTCAGCACCCTCATTTATTATATTTTGCAGGCGAATTTTTGAAGAACCCTTTGGCATAAAAACTACGCATTTTTGCCCCAGCTGCCTCGCTGCCCATGCTACGCCCCGCCCATGATTACCATCGGTAGCAGTTACAAA comes from the Tepidanaerobacter acetatoxydans Re1 genome and includes:
- a CDS encoding N-acyl-D-amino-acid deacylase family protein produces the protein MSVFDIIIKNGLVVDGTGAKGKKADIGIKDGKIEAIDGDLKDAESKTIIDASDKVVSPGFIDTHSHSDLHVFAEPFVSPKIRQGVTTEVIGQDGMSLAPIKDEYISSWKKAMAGLEGEYEVEWTWRSTGEYLSRLEELELGPNIAFLAPHGNLRLSAMGLDDRLPTTEELKSMEKLLENSIKEGAFGMSTGMIYPPCCYAKVDEFITLGKVLHNTGAVFVTHQRSEADSILDSMDEILTIGKESGCRVHFSHFKVAGKKNWDKFPKVMEKLDKAHEEGITVSFDQYPYVAGSTMLGVILPPWAHDGGTDKLLERLKSPELRKKMKEDITNGIPGWDNFIDFAGLDGIYVTFVKTEKNRDVVGKNLVEIGEMRGKDPFEAVFDLLLEEENVVGMVDFYGKEEHVVEIMKRKEHNVCTDGIMGAKPHPRLYGTFPRILGKYVREEKVLDLETAIYKMTGKPASVLGLKDRGLLKKNYAADIVIFDPEKVKDTADYVNPIQYPEGIDCVIVNGQILVDCGEPQPKKAGKVLRFS
- a CDS encoding YgeY family selenium metabolism-linked hydrolase, yielding MLTENQQKEVINLCQDLIRIRSYSGQEEMLAAKLADTFKAMGFDEILTDDYGNVIGHMRGSKPGKVILFDGHMDTVPADESQWSKAPFEGIIEERRIYGRGASDMKGAISAMVCAAANYARSTKKDFAGDIYIAGVVYEECFEGIASRKVSEKVNPDYVVIGEASECNIKRGQRGRAEIVIETFGKSAHSSNPKAGINAVYSMTNLIDEIRKIKPVHHDFLGDGILELTDIKSSPYPGASVVPDYCRATFDRRLLVGETKESVLQPIKDIIARMEKDDPNFKAKVSYALGEEKCYTGTKIQGERFFPAWLYDEKEDFIQKTYEGLKSAGFQPEITHYSFCTNGSHYAGEANIKTLGFGPSKESLAHIVDEYIEIEQLLKATCGYYEIIKALLS
- the dpaL gene encoding diaminopropionate ammonia-lyase, which codes for MNDLPIKFIYNNNARKNYSEKVSVDVMSQEQVKKVRNFHKSFPEYSVTPLHTLDNLAKRFEVNKIWVKDESYRFGLNAFKVLGGSFAIGMYLGQKLGMPQEEITFEKLRSKETREKIGDITFVTATDGNHGRGVAWAARQLGQKCVVFMPKGSSKIRLQNIINEGAEASITEYNYDDSVKIAMKYAEKHGGVIVQDTAWEGYEDIPFWIMQGYGTLIDEAIEQIKALGDDKPTHVFLQAGVGSFAGAVQGYLASRYKEERPVTLIIEPEKAACIYESAKANDGKPHAVKGSLDTIMSGLACGVPNIISWEILRDYADMYAICSDNTAARGVRILGSPIKGDAQVISGESGAVGMGVLSLIAEAEKLSKMKDLLRIDEKSKILLISTEGDTDPVDYRKIVWDGKYPSYDLL